A region from the Cannabis sativa cultivar Pink pepper isolate KNU-18-1 chromosome 9, ASM2916894v1, whole genome shotgun sequence genome encodes:
- the LOC115723049 gene encoding flowering-promoting factor 1-like protein 3 yields MSGVWWFENGVVRLVENPGAESYEGSRQGSQRRRKVLVHTASNEVITSYSALEQKLSSLGWERYYDDPDLLQFHKRSTVHLISLPKDFNKLKSMHMYDIVVKNRNVFEVRDM; encoded by the coding sequence ATGTCGGGAGTTTGGTGGTTCGAAAACGGTGTCGTTCGATTAGTGGAGAACCCAGGTGCGGAGTCGTACGAGGGGAGCAGACAAGGGTCTCAGAGACGAAGAAAGGTGCTGGTTCACACGGCGTCGAACGAGGTAATAACATCGTACTCGGCGCTTGAACAGAAACTGTCTTCGTTGGGTTGGGAAAGGTACTATGATGACCCTGATTTGCTTCAGTTCCACAAACGCTCCACCGTTCACTTAATCTCTCTACCTAAAGATTTTAACAAGCTCAAGTCCATGCACATGTACGACATCGTTGTTAAGAATCGAAATGTCTTCGAAGTCAGGGACATGTAG